Proteins encoded in a region of the Onychostoma macrolepis isolate SWU-2019 chromosome 20, ASM1243209v1, whole genome shotgun sequence genome:
- the unc93a gene encoding protein unc-93 homolog A: MKKFMSRTSKNVLVVSFGFLLLFTAYGGLQSLQSSLNAEDGMGVISLSVIYGAIILSSMFLPPIMIKNLGCKWTIVLSMGCYVAYSFGNLAPGWPSLMTTSAILGMGGSPLWSAKCTYLTISGNRRGQKINKKGQDLINQYFGIFFFIFQSSAVWGNLMSSLIFGQDTSIEVPEENLQFCGATSCVDNFTVANSTLPARHLVNTLLGCYIGVGVLAIIFVAVFLDNIDRDLAREFRKTKGDESFCSTFLATFKLLRDPRLLLLIPLTMYSGFEQSFLSGEYTKNYVTCALGIHYVGFVMICFGATNSLCSFAFGRLAQYTGRIALFSLAAVTNLGCFLGLLYWEPHPDQLGVFFVFPALWGMADAVWQTQTNALYGILFAEHKEAAFANYRMWESLGFVIAFAYSTFICLSTKIYIALAVLALTMVTYLYVEYNEYKHPTPPVTIDDLHKPEKADLKELNDKDDKDIISQTKM, encoded by the exons ATGAAAAAATTTATGAGCCGAACCTCCAAAAATGTCCTTGTGGTTTCTTTTGGATTTTTGCTCTTATTCACAGCATATGGAGGGCTGCAGAGTTTACAG AGCAGCCTCAATGCCGAGGATGGAATGGGCGTTATTTCCCTCAGTGTCATCTATGGAGCCATCATTTTGTCCTCAATGTTTCTGCCTCCGATAATGATCAAAAATCTGGGCTGTAAATGGACCATCGTCCTCTCTATGGGCTGTTATGTGGCATATTCCTTTGGAAACCTTGCGCCGGGCTG GCCAAGTCTGATGACTACCTCTGCCATTCTGGGTATGGGAGGTTCACCGCTGTGGTCTGCAAAATGCACCTATCTCACAATAAGCGGAAACAGACGAGGCCAGAAAATCAACAAGAAAGGCCAGGATCTCATCAACCAATATTTTGGCatctttttcttcatttttcagTCATCAGCGGTATGGGGAAACCTCATGTCGTCTCTGATATTCGGCCAGGATACTAGCATAG AAGTCCCTGAGGAGAACCTGCAGTTCTGCGGTGCGACATCATGCGTTGATAATTTCACAGTCGCTAACTCAACCCTTCCAGCAAGACACCTAGTGAACACACTACTAGGCTGCTACATTG GTGTGGGAGTTCTGGCCATAATTTTTGTGGCAGTGTTCCTGGACAACATCGACCGAGATCTGGCCAGAGAATTTCGTAAGACCAAGGGCGACGAATCGTTTTGCAGCACCTTTCTGGCAACCTTCAAGCTCTTGAGAGATCCTAGATTGTTGCTTCTCATCCCGTTGACCATGTACAGTGGGTTTGAGCAAAGTTTCCTTTCTGGCGAATACACAAAG AACTATGTGACTTGTGCGTTGGGAATACACTACGTTGGCTTTGTGATGATCTGCTTTGGTGCTACTAACTCCCTGTGCTCATTCGCGTTTGGTAGACTGGCTCAATACACTGGAAGAATCGCCCTCTTTTCCTTGG CTGCAGTGACAAACCTGGGCTGTTTTCTGGGTCTTTTGTACTGGGAGCCTCATCCAGACCAGCTGGGAGTGTTCTTCGTATTTCCGGCCCTCTGGGGGATGGCAGACGCTGTGTGGCAAACACAAACCAATG CACTTTATGGCATTCTCTTTGCTGAGCACAAAGAAGCAGCATTTGCTAACTACCGCATGTGGGAGTCACTCGGTTTTGTTATAGCCTTTGCTTACAGCACATTCATCTGTCTGtccaccaaaatctacattgctTTAGCAGTTCTTGCCCTTACCATGGTAACTTACCTTTATGTTGAGTATAATGAGTACAAGCATCCAACTCCACCAGTGACTATTGACGACTTGCATAAACCAGAAAAGGCTGACCTCAAAGAATTGAATGACAAAGATGACAAAGATATTATCTCTcagacaaaaatgtaa